The Acidobacteriota bacterium DNA segment GACGATTGCGGGCACACAATGCAAAAGGCCTGGCGATTGTTTCCCAGGCCTTCTACGAACCTTGGATTCACGCCCCTTTTTCGAAAGGCGTGTCGCGCACCCGTCATCATACACGCCTGCGGCGCCGTGCGCAAGTGGCTTCGTCTCGGCTGACGTCCGCGCCAGGGGGCTGAAGCCCCTGGCCTCCATTCGGGATCGGCCGGGCTCGGAGAGCCGGCCCTACCGAAGACGCGGACCGAGCGCGCGGTATTCGACCATCAGACAGCGGTCCTGGACGACGGGGATGCCGGCGCGGGCGAGCTGTTCGGCGACGGCGTCGTTGCTGATGCCGGCCTGGAACCAGACGGCGCCGGGGGCGCAGGCGATGATGTCGTCCACGTGCGCGGGCAGGTCCTCGGCCCGGCGGAAGACATCGACGACGTCGATGGGGCGGGGAACGTCGGTGAGCCGCCGGTGGACGGGCTCACCGAGAATCTCCGCATCCGGGTGGTCGTTGACCACGACCGGCAGGATGGTCAGGCCCATGCGCTGGAGCGCACCGGCGACGTAGTAGGCCGGCCTGTCGGGCATCGAGTCGGGCCGGGCCCCGAGGATCGCCACGCGGTGGATCCCCGACAGCAGCGAGCGGATGCCGTCGGGCGTGTCGATGAGACGTGTGCGCCAGTCGTCTGTCATCGCGGGTTCAGAACGTGTCAGCGGCGACGTACGCGTCGATCAGCTTCTGCTCGCCGTCCTTGCCGGGGAACGCGTTGCCGTGTTCCATGCCGAAGATGAAGTCGCGCGACTCGGCGCGCATCTTCGCGTGGACGTGCTTGAAGACGTTGCGGTAGTTGATCTCGCCCGTGCCGGGTTCCTTGCGACCCGGGTTGTCGCCGATCTGGAAGTAGCCGATCTCCGACCACGCGTAGTCGATGTGGGGGATGATGTGCCCCTCGTTCTTCTGCATGTGGTAGATGTCGAACAGGATCTTGCACGCAGGCGAGTTCACCGCGCGGCAGATCATGTATGTCTGATCCGACGTGCGCAGGAACTGGTCGGGGTTGTCGCTGAGCGGTTCCAGCACCATCACCAGCCCGTGCTTCTCCAGCACCTCGGCGCCCGCGCGCAGCGTGTCGATCACGTGGCCGTGCTGCACGCCGATGGGCAGCCGTCGCTCGAAGCCGCCGGGCACCACCGTCATCCACTTCGCGTTGCAGCGCTTCGCGACCTCCACGGCGGCCTCGCACGCCTTCACGAACTGGCCGCGATTCTCCGGCTTCCCCGTCGTGAACCTGTCGCTGTTGTTGCCACCGGTCTGGATCACGAAGACGCCCATCTGCATCTTCAGGCGGGCCATGGCCTCGCCGAGCTGCGCCTGCAGTTCCGGCGTCCGGCCCATCATCCCGTTGTCTTCGAGCGCGGTGAACCCCTGATCGGCCATGAACTTCAACTGGTCGAAGAGGTCTTCGCCCGCCGATTGCTGGAACATCCCGAAGTGCGGGGCATACTTCAACTGGAACGTCCGGGCCGGCGTGGCCGGCGCCAGGGCGCGAGGCGCCGCCGGCGCCGTTTGTCGCGCCCTCGCGGCCACGGGACCGATTCCGAGGGCGGCCGTCATGGCGGTGGTTTTCTGCAGGAACTCGCGTCGATGCATGCGGAACTCTCGTGGGAGATGGAAGATGCGCCAGATTGTAGGTCGAAACGCGACGAGGGTAGCATTCGACGCGTGAGACGCCGCCGCCGATGAAGTTCCTCGCCAGCCAGGTCGCCTACTTCATGACGGAGCGCGAGGCCCGGGGCAACCTGCGCGCCCTGCTCGCCTACATCGCGTTCCTCGCCGCGCTCGTCCTCACCTACACCGCGCTCTTCCACCTCATCAAGACGACCGTGGAGCACGAGCAGCACTCGTGGGTCACGGGGCTCTACTGGACGCTCGTCGTGATGAGCACGCTCGGGTTCGGCGACATCACGTTCACGAGCGACGTCGGACGCCTCTTCAGCGTCGCCGTGCTGCTGTCGGGCGTGGTGTTCCTGCTCGTCCTGCTGCCGTTCCTGTTCATCAGACTGTTCTACGCCCCCTGGCTCGAGGCCCGCGTCAGGCTCCGCGTGCCGCGCGACGTGCCGCGCGACGTCTCGGGCCATGTCGTCATCATCGAGCGCGACGCCATCGCCAACGGCCTCGTCATCAGGCTCGAGGAGGAAGGCATCCCTTACGTCATCGTCGAGCCGGATCCCGATCGCGCGGCGCTGGCCTACGACGAACGGCTGTCCGTCGTCGTGGGCGAGCCCGACAGCCGCGCCACGCTGGAGCGCCTCGGGATCGACAGGGCGAGACTCGTGCTCGCCAACGCCGAAGACACGGTGAACACGAACGTCACGCTGACGGCGCGGGAAGTGTCGTCGACGGTGCCCGTGGTGGCGATCGTCGAGGACGACGATTCGGTCGACGTGCTCGAACTGAGCGGCGCGACAAAGGCGCTGCCGCTCAAGCACCAGCTCGGGCAGTACCTCGCCAACCGCGTCCACGCGGGCAGGGCCGAGGCGCACGTCATCGGCAAGATTCACAACCTCCAGCTCGCGGAGGTGCCGGCCCGGGACACGCCGTTCGTTGGAATCACCGTCGCGGAGACGCGCCTGCGCGAGCAGACGGGACTCAGCCTGCTCGGCCTCTGGAGCCGCGGCAAGCTCCAGCCGTCGTACCCGAACACGCGGATCGAGACGGACGCGGTGCTCGTCCTGGCCGGCAGCGACGAGCAGGTGGAGGCACTGAATTCGCGCATCGGCGATCGCGCGACGTCGGAAGGGCCTGTGCTGGTGATCGGCGCGGGCACCGTTGGCCAGGCTGCCGCGCGCGCCATCCGCGCCAAGGGCCTGCTCGTGCACGCGATCGACAGGAGCGCCGCCGCGCTCGCGCCGATGGCCGCCGACGTCGACGCCACGTTCGTGGGAGACGCCAACGATCGCGAACTGCTCGCGCGTGCGGGCATCCATGAGTCGCCGTCGCTGCTCCTCACGACCAACGACGATGCGATGAACATCTATCTGGCGGTGTACTGCCGCCGGCTGAACCCGGACCTGCGCATCATCAGTCGCATCACCCACGAGCGTAACGTCGAGGCGATCCACAGGGCGGGTGCGGACTTCGCCCTGAGTTACACGACGCTCGGCGCCGAAGCCGTCGTGTCGCTGCTGCGCGGCCACGAGCCGGTGCTGCTCGGCGAGGGCGTGGAGTTGTTCAGCATCGCGGTGCCGCCGTCGCTCGGCGACGTCGCGTTGCGCGATTCGGGAATCGGCTCGCGAACGGGCATGAGCGTCGTGGGGATCGAGGACGGCGCGGGGGTGGTCAGCCGCCTGACGGCGGCCACCGTCCTGCGGCGCGGCACGTCGCTCGTGATGCTGGGCTCACGCGGCCAGCGGCGAGCCTTCGCCGAAGCCTACGAAGGACGCCGCCCCGCGTAGTCATGAGCGAGTCGAATGGCGTCAGGCCTTGCTTGAACGCGTCATTTCCACCGGCACGATCCACTGCTCGTACTGCTCCGCCGTGACGTCGCCCGACGCGAGCGCGGCCTCGCGCAGCGTGAGTCCCTTCTTCTGCGCGTGCTTGGCGATGGCCGCCGCCTTGTCGTAGCCGATGTGCCGGTTGAGCGCCGTCACGAGCATCAGGTTGCGCCCGAGGTTCTCGACGATCTTCTCCCGGTTGGGCTCGATGCCCTTCGCGCAGCCTTCCTCGAACGCCAGGCACGCGTCGGCGATGAGCGCGATGCTCTCGAGCACGTTGTGCACCATCACGGGCTTGAAGACGTTCAGCTGGAAGTTGCCTTGCGTGCCGGCGAACGCCACCGCCGCGTCGTTGCCGAACACCTGCACGCACACCATCGTCATCGCCTCCGACTGGGTGGGGTTCACCTTGCCGGGCATGATGGAGGAGCCGGGTTCGTTCTCCGGGATGAAGAGCTCGCCGATCCCGCAGCGCGGGCCGCTCGCGAGCCAGCGCACGTCGTTGGCCATCTTCATGAGGCCGCCGGCGAGCGTGCGCAGCGCCGCCGACGTCTGGACGAGCGCGTCGTGCGCCGAGAGCGCGAAGAACTTGTTGGCCGCCGACCTGAACGGGTAACCCGTCGCTTCCGAGATGTAGTGGGCCGTGCGCTCGCCGAACTGCGGGTGCGCGTTGAGGCCCGTGCCGACCGCGGTGCCGCCGATGGCGAGATCGTAGAGTCCGTCGAGTGACTGCTCCACGCCATGGAGGCCGAAGTCGATCTGTGCGACCCACGCGCCGATCTCCTGGCCGAGCGTCACGGGCGTGGCGTCCTGCAGGTGCGTGCGGCCCGTCTTCACGATGTCGTCGAAGGCCTCGGCCTTCGCGGCGAGCGTGTCGCGCAGCGTCTTCACAGCCGGGAACAGGCGATGGTGAAGCTGCTCGACGACGGCGATGTGCATCGCGGTGGGGAACGTGTCGTTGGACGACTGTCCGCGATTGACGTGATCGTTCGGATGGATGGTGCGGTCCACGCCGACGGTGCCGCCCGTGAGCGCCACGGCGCGATTGGCGATCACCTCGTTGGCGTTCATGTTCGACTGCGTGCCCGATCCCGTCTGGAACACGACCAGCGGGAACTGGTCGTCGAGTCCGCCGGCGATCACCTCGTCTGCCGCGCGCACGATCGGGTCGGCCACGGCCGCCGGGAGCTCACCCAGTTCCGCGTTGGCCTGCGCCGCGCTCTTCTTGAGGATCCCGAGCGCGCGCACGATCGGACGCCCCCATTTGAAGCGGTCCACGCCGATCGGGAAATTCCTGATTGACCGCTGCGTCTGCGCGGCCCAGTACACGTCGGCGGGCACCTCGATGGGGCCCATCGAATCCTTCTCTGTGCGGGTCTTGGTCATGGTCGTGGGCGCGGCCAGGGGCACCGGGACAGCCGGAGGCCGGCGGCCGCATCGCCCAAGCATACCGGGTGTCATTTGGCCGCGCACGCGCCCCCACTACAATGCGTCGGTGCGCCGCAGCATGGTGCTGATCGCGATCGTCTGGCTGGCGGCCATGGGCCTGCTGGCGCGACCTCGACGCGTCGGAGACGCGAGCGAGTACGTCGCCATGGCCGGTCGACTCGCCAGCGGGAAGTCACCCGCGATGACCGCCGCGGAGATGGAGGCGTTCACGCTCGCCTGGGACGACTCCGATGCCGGGTACGAGCTTCGAACGCGTCGACTGCCGGAATTGCGGGGCCGCGACGGCCGATGGGACATGCCACACATGTGGCTGTATCCCCTGCTGTCGGTCCCCTTTGTCTGGATCGCCCGGCTGGCCGGCGCAAGTGATCCATGGGGCCTCGTCGGGCTCAACGCATCCATGATGGCGTGGCTGCTCTGGCTCGCAGCGCGACGTGGCGCAGGTCCGTGGACGCTGACGCTCTTCGTGAGCCCGATCGTCTGGTGGATCGACAAGCCGCTGGCCGACGTCTTCATCGCGTGCGTCCTCGGCGGCGCGGCGTTGTTGTGGCCCCATCCAGCCAGCCTCGTCCTGCTCGGCCTCGGCGCCGGCCAGAATCCGGCGTTGCTGGTGGGTTGCGCCATCTTCGGCGTCTGCGCGCTCGTTCAGGACCCCGGGCGCATGGCCTCGGGGCGCTGGCGGGTTGCCGCCGCGGCGGGCGCGGCGTGCGCGGCCAGTGCGCCGCTCTACTACCT contains these protein-coding regions:
- the fumC gene encoding class II fumarate hydratase; this translates as MTKTRTEKDSMGPIEVPADVYWAAQTQRSIRNFPIGVDRFKWGRPIVRALGILKKSAAQANAELGELPAAVADPIVRAADEVIAGGLDDQFPLVVFQTGSGTQSNMNANEVIANRAVALTGGTVGVDRTIHPNDHVNRGQSSNDTFPTAMHIAVVEQLHHRLFPAVKTLRDTLAAKAEAFDDIVKTGRTHLQDATPVTLGQEIGAWVAQIDFGLHGVEQSLDGLYDLAIGGTAVGTGLNAHPQFGERTAHYISEATGYPFRSAANKFFALSAHDALVQTSAALRTLAGGLMKMANDVRWLASGPRCGIGELFIPENEPGSSIMPGKVNPTQSEAMTMVCVQVFGNDAAVAFAGTQGNFQLNVFKPVMVHNVLESIALIADACLAFEEGCAKGIEPNREKIVENLGRNLMLVTALNRHIGYDKAAAIAKHAQKKGLTLREAALASGDVTAEQYEQWIVPVEMTRSSKA
- a CDS encoding CoA-binding protein, whose amino-acid sequence is MTDDWRTRLIDTPDGIRSLLSGIHRVAILGARPDSMPDRPAYYVAGALQRMGLTILPVVVNDHPDAEILGEPVHRRLTDVPRPIDVVDVFRRAEDLPAHVDDIIACAPGAVWFQAGISNDAVAEQLARAGIPVVQDRCLMVEYRALGPRLR
- a CDS encoding TIM barrel protein, with product MHRREFLQKTTAMTAALGIGPVAARARQTAPAAPRALAPATPARTFQLKYAPHFGMFQQSAGEDLFDQLKFMADQGFTALEDNGMMGRTPELQAQLGEAMARLKMQMGVFVIQTGGNNSDRFTTGKPENRGQFVKACEAAVEVAKRCNAKWMTVVPGGFERRLPIGVQHGHVIDTLRAGAEVLEKHGLVMVLEPLSDNPDQFLRTSDQTYMICRAVNSPACKILFDIYHMQKNEGHIIPHIDYAWSEIGYFQIGDNPGRKEPGTGEINYRNVFKHVHAKMRAESRDFIFGMEHGNAFPGKDGEQKLIDAYVAADTF
- a CDS encoding NAD-binding protein, yielding MKFLASQVAYFMTEREARGNLRALLAYIAFLAALVLTYTALFHLIKTTVEHEQHSWVTGLYWTLVVMSTLGFGDITFTSDVGRLFSVAVLLSGVVFLLVLLPFLFIRLFYAPWLEARVRLRVPRDVPRDVSGHVVIIERDAIANGLVIRLEEEGIPYVIVEPDPDRAALAYDERLSVVVGEPDSRATLERLGIDRARLVLANAEDTVNTNVTLTAREVSSTVPVVAIVEDDDSVDVLELSGATKALPLKHQLGQYLANRVHAGRAEAHVIGKIHNLQLAEVPARDTPFVGITVAETRLREQTGLSLLGLWSRGKLQPSYPNTRIETDAVLVLAGSDEQVEALNSRIGDRATSEGPVLVIGAGTVGQAAARAIRAKGLLVHAIDRSAAALAPMAADVDATFVGDANDRELLARAGIHESPSLLLTTNDDAMNIYLAVYCRRLNPDLRIISRITHERNVEAIHRAGADFALSYTTLGAEAVVSLLRGHEPVLLGEGVELFSIAVPPSLGDVALRDSGIGSRTGMSVVGIEDGAGVVSRLTAATVLRRGTSLVMLGSRGQRRAFAEAYEGRRPA